Below is a window of Romeriopsis navalis LEGE 11480 DNA.
AAAGCTTATAAAGTGATTTCTCTCCAAAAAGTCATGGGATTCTTGATCACAGATTGAACGGAACCAGCTTATATAAAGGTTCTAAATCTGGATAAAATCCGATAAAACAAGCGGGGCGATGGTTCACCATCGCCCCGCTTGGGTTTTAAAGCAGCAGCAGCGGCGCATTGCGAGTCAAGCGCCGCTGCTGGACGAGTGACGGGACAACGCCCGAACTCGGTTCTACGGCTTGAATACGTAAGGCGAATTAATCGCGGGTACGCGCCCGAGATCGACCAAGGATTGGTAGATCAGTGCCGCCACTTCTGCGCGGGTTGCTTCGCGATTTGGGCCAAACCGTGCTGGGATGGGATAGTTCACCAAGATCTTCCGCTGCGTGGCGGCGGCGACGGAGTTTTTGGCGTAGTTAGGAACGCTGGCTCCGTCGGCGAGTTTGTTGAGCAAACTTTGGTCCGCTGATTGACGGCCATAGCCAATGCCATTGGCGATCGCCACGACAATCTGCACACGGGGAATCTTTTGCTCAGGCTGAAAGGTGCCGTTGGGATAGCCTGCAAGGTAGCCACCTTTTGAGGCGGTTTGAATCGCGCTGAAGGCCCAGTAGTTTGAACGCACATCACCAAAGTTAATCGCCTGGCGAATGGGTGCGGGGGCATAGGCTTTGTTAATCAGCGCGGCAAACTGTGCCCGTGTGACCGGTGCATCAGGCTTGAATGAACCATCGGGGAAGCCGCTAATCACGCCTTGAGCTGCCAATGTTTCAATAAATCCCTTGGCCCAGTAGTTGGCGGGCAGATCCTTAAATGTCACCGGTGCGGGCGTGGGGCTCGGCGAGGGCGAGGGACTTGGCGATGGTGTCGGTGAAGGACTCGGTGTTGGTGTCGGCGAAGGACTCGGTGTTGGTGAAGGACTCGGTGTTGGTGTCGGCGAAGGACTCGGTGTTGGTGAAGGACTCGGTGTTGGTGTCGGCACTGGCGCCGCAGAAAAGTCTACCGGCCCAGAGATTTTGTCAATGTCATTGCCGACGGCGGAAATCTTATTCTTTGTAGCGTTGTAGATATCGTACACGCTAGAGCGGCCACTACTGTTATTGTCGCGGATAATATTGCCACCATTGCTGGCGGTTGTGCCAAGGTCAGGGTTGCCGTTGGTGGTAATGACAATGCCGTTCTCTTTGTTTGACGTAATCGCATTGTTGCGTAGAATGGGTCGGGCGGACCCATTGACATAGATGCCCGAAATGTTCTTAGTGATTTGGTTGTTCTGCAAGACGGTTGTAGCCGTATCGCCGATCGCCAGACCAAAGCCATTGTCTTGGAAGAGGTTGTTCGCAACGGAGCCAGCGGCAGAGCGAGCGATGGCGACGCCGTTGCCGGAGTTCCCTTGGAAGATATTACTGGCGACGATCGGATTGCCGGTACCTGTAATAAAAACGCCATCGCGGGCATTCTCGACGAAGGTATTATTCGCAATCACTGGGTTAGTTGACTCAATCCAAATCCCTGAACCACGACTTTTGGGGTTAGTCACCGTAACGCCACGCACCACGGAATTGTTCGCCGCCAGAATCGTGACGTTTTGGCTGGCAAATGAGGGGCTAATCACTCTGCCGCCACCAACAATTACAATGCCTTGGCCTTTGGCTTGCTCATTGCCCAACAGCGTGACATTATCCTTCAGCTTCAATGGGAATTCTTCACCGCTATTCTCGCTATAGCTACCGCCGGCTAGCTGAATCACCGTTGGCGTTCCGGCAGTGGCCTGCTGCAATGCGTAGGTGATGGTTTTGAGGGGTGCCGCTTGGGCGCCACGGCCGCCCGCGTCGGTGCCGAGCGTTGGGTTGACATAGAGGACTGTGGCGCCGACGGGAACCTGCGCCAGTTGGATCGGGCGGTCTCCCCCCGACTGTGCGATCGTCACTGGTGATTGCCCGAAGGTCAGTACGACACCGGTTGCCACGGCCAAACTTGATAGGGCGAGTGGACGGAAGACACGGCGGACCGATGGCGCTGTGTGAGATTGTTTATTGGAAGTAGAACCCTGAATCGGCATGGCGTTCGAACCTTTCGTAGTGTTTGCGAGCGTTAGCGTTGAGATTTTAACGTGGATGACCGGATTCGGCGCGTTGGAGTTCCGCAATTCTCTCGAATTGGTTCAGGGACGGTAACAGATCTTCACGCTTGGTTAAGAAATAGCCGTTACTTCCGTATATCCACCAGTTAGCGCGATAGGTTGAAAAATAAGCGCTACAGGATAATTTAGGACGTTGACGATATGAGTGATTTTCATGACTGTTTAACTCGCAAAGTTGCCCAAGTGACGATCGGTGAGTTTAAGC
It encodes the following:
- a CDS encoding DUF1565 domain-containing protein codes for the protein MPIQGSTSNKQSHTAPSVRRVFRPLALSSLAVATGVVLTFGQSPVTIAQSGGDRPIQLAQVPVGATVLYVNPTLGTDAGGRGAQAAPLKTITYALQQATAGTPTVIQLAGGSYSENSGEEFPLKLKDNVTLLGNEQAKGQGIVIVGGGRVISPSFASQNVTILAANNSVVRGVTVTNPKSRGSGIWIESTNPVIANNTFVENARDGVFITGTGNPIVASNIFQGNSGNGVAIARSAAGSVANNLFQDNGFGLAIGDTATTVLQNNQITKNISGIYVNGSARPILRNNAITSNKENGIVITTNGNPDLGTTASNGGNIIRDNNSSGRSSVYDIYNATKNKISAVGNDIDKISGPVDFSAAPVPTPTPSPSPTPSPSPTPTPSPSPTPSPSPTPTPSPSPTPSPSPSPSPSPTPAPVTFKDLPANYWAKGFIETLAAQGVISGFPDGSFKPDAPVTRAQFAALINKAYAPAPIRQAINFGDVRSNYWAFSAIQTASKGGYLAGYPNGTFQPEQKIPRVQIVVAIANGIGYGRQSADQSLLNKLADGASVPNYAKNSVAAATQRKILVNYPIPARFGPNREATRAEVAALIYQSLVDLGRVPAINSPYVFKP